One part of the Anaerolineales bacterium genome encodes these proteins:
- a CDS encoding RDD family protein, whose translation MTQAPSNIAQQYVRKVMDLIYAPESDRERIRADLEAHLREGIAGGEDMKTLVERMGDPREVAAEFMKEVPLVYAGFGRRAAAFLVDMVFIIGFAALAAALTIVLANAVPQNPEGMPEKVLGGVLIVLVLIGANACIAMILAYFPLLEGRFGRTVGKYLLGLRVRSEDGLPPTYWQAFLRRLSFYFEIFPLEALFLALQPKRQRWFDLLAKTVVVRER comes from the coding sequence ATGACCCAGGCACCGTCGAATATCGCACAACAGTACGTCCGCAAAGTGATGGATCTGATCTACGCTCCGGAGAGCGACCGGGAACGGATCCGGGCCGACCTGGAGGCGCATCTGCGCGAGGGGATTGCCGGCGGAGAGGACATGAAAACGCTGGTCGAGCGGATGGGCGATCCGCGCGAGGTGGCGGCCGAGTTCATGAAGGAGGTCCCGCTGGTGTATGCCGGCTTCGGCCGCCGGGCGGCGGCTTTTCTGGTGGACATGGTCTTCATCATCGGCTTCGCCGCGCTTGCCGCCGCGCTGACGATCGTGCTTGCCAACGCCGTTCCGCAGAACCCCGAAGGGATGCCGGAGAAGGTCCTCGGCGGCGTCCTGATCGTGCTGGTCTTGATCGGCGCCAACGCCTGCATCGCCATGATCCTCGCCTACTTCCCGCTGCTCGAAGGGCGGTTCGGCCGCACGGTCGGCAAGTACTTGCTGGGCCTCCGGGTGCGCTCGGAGGACGGTTTGCCTCCCACCTATTGGCAGGCTTTCCTGCGGCGGCTTTCCTTTTACTTCGAGATCTTCCCGCTCGAAGCGCTGTTTCTCGCACTGCAACCCAAGCGGCAGCGCTGGTTCGACCTGCTGGCCAAGACGGTGGTGGTGCGGGAACGCTGA
- a CDS encoding helix-turn-helix transcriptional regulator, giving the protein MEEKTTFDKELKRGTLEMILLQMISERQMYGYELVSTLESRGGSLFRLKEGTLYPVLYRLEKAGHIDARWETLERGVPRKYYRLTKSGAKFLEARVAEWKAFISAIERLMEREKNQ; this is encoded by the coding sequence ATGGAAGAAAAAACAACTTTCGATAAGGAGTTAAAGCGGGGCACGCTCGAGATGATCCTGCTGCAGATGATCTCCGAGCGGCAGATGTACGGCTACGAGCTGGTCTCGACGCTCGAATCCCGCGGGGGAAGCCTGTTCCGTCTGAAGGAGGGGACGCTGTATCCGGTCCTCTACCGGCTGGAAAAGGCCGGCCACATCGACGCCCGTTGGGAGACGCTCGAGCGCGGCGTGCCGCGCAAGTACTACCGTCTGACGAAATCCGGCGCCAAATTCCTGGAGGCGCGCGTCGCCGAATGGAAGGCATTTATCTCCGCAATTGAGCGGCTGATGGAAAGGGAGAAAAACCAATGA